A genomic segment from Bubalus kerabau isolate K-KA32 ecotype Philippines breed swamp buffalo chromosome 14, PCC_UOA_SB_1v2, whole genome shotgun sequence encodes:
- the ZFAND1 gene encoding AN1-type zinc finger protein 1 translates to MAELDVGRHCQVERCRRLDFLPFVCDGCSGVFCLEHRSRESHSCPEVTVINERLKSDTGTSHPCSFRDCAERGLVPIMCPSCEKSFCLRHRHQSDHECENLEVPKPRMAATQKLVKDIIDSKTGETTSKRRKGAKNSETAAKVALMKLKMHAAGDKSLPQTERIYFQVFLPKGSKEKRKAMFFCRGWSVGKATDFAASLASLKNDNNRLTAKKLRLCHSVSGEALPLDHILETWIAKEDCPLYSGGNIILEYLSDEEQFLKNVDSYLE, encoded by the exons ATGGCGGAGCTGGACGTCGGGCGGCACTGCCAGGTGGAACGCTGCAGGCGGCTAG attttcttccaTTCGTATGTGATGGATGTTCAGGAGTATTTTG cCTTGAACACAGGAGCAGAGAGTCCCATAGCTGTCCTGAG GTGACTGTAATCAACGAGAGACTGAAGTCAGACACCGGTACATCTCACCCATGCTCCTTCAGGGACTGTGCTGAGAGAGGGCTTGTGCCCATTATGTGTCCTTCCTGTGAGAAGAGCTTTTGCCTGAG ACACCGTCACCAGTCAGATCACGAATGTGAAAACCTGGAAGTCCCTAAGCCTCGTATGGCTGCCACTCAGAAACTCGTTAAAGACATTATTG ATTCCAAGACAGGAGAGACAACAAGTAAACGACGGAAAGGTGCAAAAAATAGTGAAACAGCTGCAAAGGTAGCActgatgaaattaaagatgcatgCTGCTGGAGACAAATCATTGCCACAG ACGGAAAGAATTTACTTTCAGGTTTTCTTACCTAAGGGgagcaaagagaagaggaaagctaTGTTCTTCTGTCGAGGGTGGAGCGTCGGAAAGGCCACAGACTTCGCAGCTTCTTTAGCCAGCCTTAAAAATGACAACAACAGACTAACAGCTAAG AAATTGAGGTTATGTCACAGTGTCTCAGGAGAGGCATTACCCTTGGATCATATTTTGGAAACGTGGATTGCTAAGGAGGATTGTCCTTTGTACAGTGGTGGAAATATTATCTTGGAATATCTGAGTGATgaagaacagtttttaaaaaatgttgattcTTACTTGGAATAG